A DNA window from Rubripirellula tenax contains the following coding sequences:
- a CDS encoding serine/threonine protein kinase yields the protein MIATANCEHPSDQELVEFGFGRVPADLFERLLTHIEACDRCQKRISESAGNDSFGAALSTSKAAQPDPVLAEPDCQAAIFHATGSPAMRLDHVMPPIETLGPYRLIRPLGRGGMGAVYLAQHERLKKKCAIKLLPRARSLDSVWVDRFDREMQAVAALSHPGIVTATDAGESHGWHFMTMEYLDGLDLSAIVRRLGSVDIASSCAIMREVCLALSAVHDAGLVHRDIKPSNIMLTRRGDVKILDLGLVLDQSKPMADMRLTTVGHVIGTLAFAAPEQLSDSDTVDERADLYGIGATLFQMIAGHAAHDWQRGIAPLVLEKSTLPAKRLKSVRVEIPDAMDDLVAELLQRDPGDRPASAREVADRLKPFAATSSLKPIIAKSMRVNDPDPMSPPSLPSLRPSLSSDPPQSHVWAKRIAAGMGGAAAIAILAGTIITIQSERSTVRIETDDANVRVNVVESETESVQSSAPEKQFKGKPLSYWTHVLEIERDVDTLGEAINAVVSLVDPGDVDAATSILVSARRFGGWVSSGDTTKPSQWYMTQFNNQFSRIMPDPGIAAITRELSNGNDRSRSASLWAITGFDYTTWSADPANNESALQLHDNLCALVQDGKMESEQSTKYAQAISLTIANQIPLPLENEPGLIAAINEGITEAKTFRTLKARFADPWPNGLADIMHTNVLSVDQFVAAQQLGISCPSILDARMLLDRSEEFREQRNQWFIERLQKDPETYADEAVLFLHTAPASDSTSQPNPPEVIHQNESLWLKALARIADHTTRPDILQTRLQTSQQSRWYGQRMDGQADADMAQTIADAIERLEPRVQMILEKNAVDGEGTGPFGKPLQTSPGGGGMF from the coding sequence ACGATTCCTTCGGTGCCGCTCTGTCGACCAGCAAAGCCGCTCAACCCGACCCGGTCCTGGCCGAACCCGACTGCCAAGCGGCGATCTTTCACGCCACCGGATCGCCCGCGATGCGGCTCGATCACGTCATGCCGCCGATTGAAACACTGGGTCCATATCGTCTGATCCGTCCACTCGGTCGCGGCGGGATGGGGGCCGTGTATTTGGCCCAGCACGAACGTCTGAAAAAGAAATGTGCGATCAAGCTGTTACCTCGAGCACGTTCGCTCGATTCGGTTTGGGTCGACCGATTCGATCGCGAGATGCAAGCCGTTGCGGCGCTTTCTCACCCCGGAATCGTCACCGCAACCGACGCCGGCGAGAGCCACGGTTGGCACTTCATGACGATGGAGTATCTGGATGGGCTGGATCTTTCCGCGATCGTCCGTCGCCTCGGTTCGGTCGACATTGCATCATCGTGTGCGATCATGCGAGAGGTTTGTTTGGCGTTGTCGGCTGTTCACGATGCCGGTCTGGTCCATCGCGACATCAAGCCGTCCAACATCATGCTGACGCGCCGTGGCGACGTGAAAATTTTAGACCTGGGCTTGGTCCTTGACCAAAGCAAACCAATGGCCGACATGCGTCTGACCACGGTGGGCCACGTGATCGGAACACTCGCGTTCGCGGCACCCGAACAGTTGTCCGATAGCGACACCGTCGACGAACGAGCCGATCTGTATGGTATTGGCGCAACGTTGTTCCAAATGATTGCCGGACACGCCGCCCATGATTGGCAACGAGGCATCGCGCCGTTGGTCTTGGAAAAGTCCACGTTGCCCGCCAAACGTTTGAAGTCGGTGCGAGTGGAAATCCCCGACGCGATGGATGACTTGGTCGCTGAACTGCTGCAGCGGGATCCTGGCGATCGACCGGCCTCGGCAAGGGAAGTCGCCGATCGATTGAAACCGTTTGCCGCAACATCATCACTGAAACCAATCATTGCCAAGTCGATGCGAGTGAATGACCCCGACCCGATGTCGCCTCCTTCGTTGCCCTCGCTTCGCCCATCGTTGTCAAGCGATCCGCCGCAAAGCCATGTTTGGGCAAAGCGGATCGCCGCAGGCATGGGTGGCGCGGCGGCGATCGCGATCTTGGCCGGAACGATCATCACGATCCAGTCGGAACGATCCACCGTCCGCATCGAAACCGATGATGCCAACGTTCGCGTGAATGTCGTGGAATCCGAAACCGAATCGGTACAATCGTCTGCACCGGAGAAACAATTTAAGGGCAAGCCGCTTTCGTATTGGACCCATGTGTTGGAGATCGAACGTGATGTCGACACCTTGGGCGAAGCCATCAACGCCGTCGTCAGCTTGGTCGATCCCGGCGATGTCGATGCCGCGACATCGATCTTGGTTTCCGCCCGTCGATTCGGCGGGTGGGTATCGAGTGGAGACACGACCAAACCTTCGCAGTGGTACATGACTCAGTTTAATAATCAATTTTCAAGGATCATGCCCGACCCAGGGATCGCGGCGATCACTCGTGAACTTTCCAATGGCAATGATCGCAGCCGATCGGCATCACTGTGGGCGATCACGGGTTTCGACTACACCACCTGGTCCGCGGATCCGGCGAACAACGAATCGGCTCTGCAATTGCACGACAATCTTTGCGCATTGGTGCAAGACGGCAAGATGGAATCCGAGCAATCCACGAAATACGCCCAAGCCATCTCGCTGACGATTGCCAATCAGATTCCGCTACCGTTGGAAAACGAACCGGGATTGATTGCGGCGATCAACGAAGGAATCACCGAAGCGAAAACATTCCGAACGCTCAAAGCCCGGTTCGCTGATCCTTGGCCCAATGGACTCGCCGATATCATGCACACCAACGTATTGAGCGTCGATCAGTTTGTCGCCGCCCAGCAGCTGGGCATTTCTTGCCCATCCATTTTGGATGCCCGAATGTTGCTGGATCGATCTGAAGAATTTCGCGAACAGAGAAACCAATGGTTTATCGAGCGACTGCAAAAAGATCCCGAAACGTATGCTGATGAAGCCGTTTTATTTTTGCACACGGCACCAGCAAGCGATTCGACCTCGCAGCCCAACCCGCCAGAAGTCATTCACCAAAACGAATCACTTTGGTTGAAGGCACTCGCCCGAATCGCGGATCACACGACGCGTCCCGATATTCTGCAGACTCGTTTGCAAACGTCCCAGCAATCGAGATGGTACGGACAGCGAATGGACGGTCAAGCCGACGCCGACATGGCTCAGACCATCGCCGACGCCATCGAAAGACTCGAACCGCGTGTCCAGATGATCCTAGAAAAGAACGCGGTCGATGGCGAAGGCACCGGTCCTTTCGGAAAACCGTTGCAAACGTCGCCCGGCGGGGGCGGAATGTTTTGA
- a CDS encoding alpha-2-macroglobulin family protein — translation MSWKSVEEAIQKGLPKTAIERLVPIIRSTKAAQNYDAAVKAVCWKIALEGEIEGNQPEEKITRLRAEIDPSPDPMKPAMEAILANWYWHYFQQNRWRYLQRTQTDATAADSIGDDITTWDLARILEKIRDQFETALRSTSLLESTTVDLYRELLDGMDGATELRPTLYDVLGHNAIDFYASGEQAGSAKQDKFEFSADGPALDDADAFIRWEPATDDADSLTLAAIKQFQSLIRFHQNDSDRSAFFDTDLRRLIFAENQAFGESKSQRFQAALRRFAESNSENPVAARALHRLGESLRESGDLVAAHRVATQGLNKYPDSVGGRGCYNLIQEIESRSSGVVTERVWNWPGNEPKGHSDAGGPVIDITYRNVTKIYFRLVRFDFREFISSKRWGVEQLDTGKRSELLTKEPEVSWMADLPATDDFQQRVQSVAPPKVPAAGSYYLIASHDVHFAVEDNQISLCEVWVSDLSIVTRNHGSESLIDGFVLNARSGEPIEGATVETWSFDQPSQTRRAMKTVRTDANGMFRISGASRQQVFFLASHHGQELATANPLHLYQSNRSQATVQQTVFFTDRSIYRPGQMIQFKGICLTYNQTNDNYAVMKRKSVSIVFSDVNGKEIERLNLRTNDYGSFAASVTAPRDRLTGRMTLAVQGQPRGQTQVTVEEYKRPKFRVDLESPRADVKLGEEVVVAGVATAYTGASVDGATVSYRVVRNVRYPIWWLRSCWWMPPVQGESQEIAHGTTTTDALGSFKVPFTANPDTSVAEESQPTFDYVVYADVTDTTGETRSDQRSIRIGYVALTASMTTVDWLTDQSPTEIKVRTESLDGELRGADGRLKIYRLTAPDSTTRPRLVQLYRRPEFVKPRDGSKPEPDWANPDSWPLGEVVFEQAVMTDASGSTTVKVDLASGLYRAVLETSDAFGKEVRAELPVHVLDPDAKRFDAKIPFHLELQKESVEPGEEFLAIWGSGYESARAFIEIEHRGKINQSYWTDAASTQSQIKQSVNEAMRGGFTLRVTMVRDNRAHLEQRTVDIPWTNKRLDVTWEHLVSKLGPGAKETWTAVIKGPDAAPAAAEMVATLYDASLDAFLPHQWQDRFNVFRHERTRLSSSFENTPKYLQTISNRWTVDRRDESLAYPRLPDSLIRPMFGLRVGRSYGMMQRGMMMKGAGSIAEGAPMAEAMMMDGAAPAPATMDFAASEEPPTSIDETPKVDFDNVSVRTNLNETAFFYPQLMAGDDGSVRMEFTMPEALTEWKFLSFSHDRDLRSGSLTDTIVTAKDLMVVPNPPRFLREGDEIEFTVKVANQSPTRQTGSARLTFADARTGKFVDDRLANESNEKSFEIAAGQSQTLAWRVKVADGLGVLTYKAVASTGRLSDGEEGYLPVLSRRVLITESIGLPIRGKQTKTFEFEKLLKSGDSDSIEHQSVTAQMVSNPSWYAVMALPYLMEYPHQCSEQTFNRLYANSIARHIAKSDPKIKRVLDQWRAKPALDSPLNQNEDLKSVVIEETPWVRQADDEGQARRNVGVLFDANRLDSETARAMNQLAEQQLGDGTWPWFPGGRSNEYITLYITTGFGRMRHLGVDIDVSAAIRSLDRLDAWMKKWHDEIPAGDRSKDHLSSTVAMYLYGRSFFLKEHPVAPEHQAAFDYWVAQSEKHWLELRSRQSQAHIAIAMKRIGQNATAQSIIKSIKERSVSSEDLGMFWRDAENAWWWHAAPIETQAMMIEAFDEVMDDADAVEDCKVWLLKQKQTQNWKTTKATADAIYSLLLRGSDLLASDELVKVSLGGELIVPTAVEAGTGFFEQRFVGPEVNPNLGEVTVTKVDDGVAWGSIHWQYFEDIANVTPHDGTPLKLTKQLYVKKNTNEGPKLVSLDGAVDVGDELVVRIVLRSDRDMEYLHLKDYRGSGTEPVNVLSRYKFQDGLAYYESTGDTASHFFIDYLPKGTYVFEYSTRVQLRGNYQTGFANIQCMYAPEFGAHSESLPIVVE, via the coding sequence GTGTCATGGAAATCAGTCGAAGAGGCGATCCAGAAAGGGCTGCCCAAGACGGCGATCGAACGGCTGGTCCCGATCATCCGATCGACGAAAGCGGCGCAGAACTACGATGCTGCCGTAAAAGCGGTTTGTTGGAAGATCGCTTTGGAGGGCGAGATCGAAGGCAACCAACCGGAAGAAAAAATCACGCGGCTGCGCGCCGAAATCGATCCGTCCCCCGATCCGATGAAGCCGGCGATGGAGGCGATCCTTGCCAATTGGTATTGGCACTACTTCCAACAAAACCGATGGCGTTACTTGCAGAGAACGCAAACCGATGCGACCGCCGCCGACTCGATCGGTGACGACATCACCACCTGGGACTTGGCTCGGATCTTGGAAAAAATCCGGGACCAGTTCGAAACGGCGCTTCGATCCACGTCTCTGCTAGAGTCGACGACGGTCGATCTATATCGCGAGCTGCTTGATGGAATGGACGGGGCGACGGAACTGCGTCCGACGCTTTACGATGTCCTCGGTCACAACGCGATCGATTTCTACGCATCTGGTGAACAAGCCGGATCGGCGAAACAGGACAAGTTCGAGTTTTCGGCTGACGGCCCGGCTCTCGACGATGCCGATGCGTTCATCCGTTGGGAACCGGCGACCGACGACGCCGACTCGTTGACGCTTGCGGCGATCAAACAGTTTCAATCGCTGATTCGTTTTCACCAAAACGACTCCGACCGATCGGCGTTCTTCGACACCGACTTGCGGCGGCTGATCTTTGCCGAAAATCAAGCATTTGGAGAATCGAAGTCACAGCGGTTTCAAGCGGCGCTTCGTCGCTTTGCGGAATCCAATTCCGAAAACCCCGTGGCGGCTCGTGCCTTGCACCGTTTGGGTGAGTCGCTGCGCGAAAGCGGTGACTTGGTCGCCGCACATCGGGTCGCGACACAGGGCTTGAACAAGTATCCCGATTCGGTGGGCGGTCGTGGTTGCTACAACCTGATCCAAGAGATCGAGTCTCGTTCGTCGGGCGTTGTCACCGAACGGGTTTGGAATTGGCCGGGCAACGAACCGAAAGGCCACAGCGATGCTGGCGGCCCCGTCATCGACATCACGTACCGCAACGTCACCAAAATCTACTTCCGATTGGTGAGGTTTGATTTTCGTGAATTCATCAGCAGCAAGCGTTGGGGCGTCGAGCAACTCGACACGGGCAAACGATCCGAGTTGTTAACGAAAGAACCCGAAGTCAGTTGGATGGCCGATTTGCCGGCCACCGACGATTTTCAGCAACGAGTGCAATCGGTCGCGCCGCCGAAAGTGCCCGCCGCGGGTTCGTATTACTTGATTGCCAGCCACGATGTCCACTTTGCCGTGGAAGACAACCAAATTTCGCTATGCGAAGTTTGGGTCAGCGATTTGTCGATTGTGACTCGCAATCATGGCAGCGAGAGTCTGATCGACGGTTTCGTCTTGAACGCTCGATCGGGCGAACCGATCGAAGGTGCAACGGTCGAAACGTGGTCGTTTGATCAACCATCGCAAACACGTCGGGCGATGAAAACGGTCCGCACCGACGCCAACGGAATGTTCCGTATTTCGGGCGCGAGCCGGCAACAGGTTTTCTTTTTGGCGTCACATCACGGTCAAGAATTGGCGACGGCGAATCCGCTGCATTTGTATCAATCCAATCGCTCGCAAGCGACGGTACAACAGACCGTATTTTTCACGGACCGATCGATCTATCGTCCGGGTCAGATGATCCAGTTCAAGGGGATCTGTTTGACATACAACCAAACCAACGACAACTATGCCGTGATGAAACGAAAGAGCGTTTCGATCGTATTCTCGGATGTCAACGGCAAGGAAATCGAGCGATTGAATCTTCGCACGAACGACTACGGCAGCTTCGCAGCAAGCGTCACAGCGCCGCGCGACCGCTTGACGGGACGCATGACGCTGGCGGTCCAAGGGCAACCGCGAGGCCAGACTCAGGTCACGGTCGAGGAATACAAACGGCCGAAGTTTCGCGTCGATCTGGAATCGCCGAGAGCCGATGTGAAACTTGGCGAAGAAGTTGTCGTCGCGGGAGTGGCAACGGCTTACACCGGAGCGTCCGTGGATGGGGCGACGGTCTCGTACCGCGTCGTGCGCAATGTTCGCTATCCGATTTGGTGGTTGCGATCGTGTTGGTGGATGCCGCCGGTGCAAGGCGAAAGCCAAGAAATTGCGCACGGGACCACAACGACGGACGCTTTGGGCAGTTTCAAAGTGCCGTTCACGGCCAATCCAGACACGTCGGTCGCCGAGGAATCGCAACCCACCTTCGACTACGTTGTCTACGCCGACGTCACCGATACGACGGGCGAGACGCGTTCGGATCAACGTTCGATTCGAATCGGCTATGTCGCTTTGACGGCGTCGATGACAACCGTGGATTGGTTGACGGATCAATCGCCGACTGAAATCAAGGTGCGCACGGAATCGCTGGACGGCGAGCTTCGCGGTGCCGACGGTCGCTTGAAAATCTACCGATTGACCGCTCCGGATTCGACGACTCGTCCGCGGTTGGTCCAGCTCTATCGGCGACCCGAATTCGTGAAGCCTCGTGATGGATCGAAGCCGGAACCGGACTGGGCGAATCCGGATTCTTGGCCGCTGGGTGAAGTCGTTTTCGAGCAAGCGGTCATGACGGATGCGTCGGGTTCGACGACGGTCAAGGTCGACCTTGCATCGGGGCTCTACCGGGCCGTGTTGGAAACGTCCGATGCGTTTGGCAAGGAAGTCCGCGCCGAACTTCCTGTGCATGTATTGGATCCCGACGCAAAGCGATTCGATGCGAAGATCCCGTTCCATCTCGAGTTACAGAAAGAATCCGTTGAGCCGGGCGAAGAGTTTCTGGCTATTTGGGGAAGCGGATACGAGTCGGCTCGCGCGTTCATCGAGATCGAGCATCGCGGAAAGATCAACCAAAGCTATTGGACCGATGCGGCGTCGACTCAGTCGCAGATCAAACAATCGGTGAATGAAGCCATGCGAGGCGGGTTCACTCTGCGTGTCACGATGGTTCGAGACAACCGGGCCCACCTTGAACAACGCACGGTCGACATTCCGTGGACGAACAAACGCTTGGACGTTACTTGGGAGCACTTAGTTTCAAAGCTGGGCCCCGGTGCGAAAGAAACTTGGACCGCGGTGATCAAAGGACCGGACGCCGCTCCAGCGGCTGCTGAGATGGTGGCGACGCTCTATGACGCATCGCTCGACGCGTTTTTGCCGCATCAATGGCAAGATCGATTCAACGTGTTTCGCCACGAACGAACGCGACTGTCGTCGTCGTTCGAAAACACGCCCAAGTACTTGCAGACGATATCCAATCGCTGGACGGTCGACCGGCGAGACGAATCGTTGGCCTATCCGCGACTGCCCGATTCATTGATCCGACCGATGTTCGGGCTGCGAGTCGGCCGCAGCTATGGAATGATGCAGCGTGGGATGATGATGAAAGGTGCCGGAAGTATCGCCGAAGGTGCGCCGATGGCCGAGGCGATGATGATGGACGGCGCCGCGCCGGCCCCCGCGACCATGGATTTCGCCGCCAGCGAAGAGCCGCCAACCTCGATCGATGAGACGCCGAAAGTCGATTTCGACAACGTTTCGGTTCGAACGAATTTGAACGAGACGGCGTTTTTCTATCCCCAGTTGATGGCGGGCGACGATGGCTCGGTACGGATGGAGTTCACGATGCCCGAGGCGCTTACCGAATGGAAGTTCTTGAGTTTCTCGCACGACAGAGACCTTCGCAGCGGTTCGTTGACCGACACGATCGTGACGGCAAAGGACTTGATGGTCGTTCCCAACCCGCCGCGATTCCTGCGCGAAGGCGACGAGATTGAATTCACGGTCAAGGTCGCCAACCAATCACCGACGCGGCAAACCGGTTCGGCACGCTTGACGTTCGCGGACGCACGCACGGGAAAGTTTGTGGATGATCGGTTGGCGAACGAGTCCAACGAAAAGTCCTTTGAGATCGCTGCGGGGCAATCGCAAACGCTGGCATGGCGGGTCAAGGTGGCCGATGGGTTGGGGGTTTTGACCTACAAGGCCGTCGCATCGACGGGGCGATTGTCGGATGGCGAAGAGGGCTACCTTCCGGTTCTTTCACGTCGCGTATTAATTACCGAGTCGATCGGGCTACCGATTCGCGGTAAGCAAACAAAAACATTCGAGTTTGAAAAGCTGCTCAAATCGGGCGATTCGGATTCGATCGAGCATCAATCGGTGACCGCGCAAATGGTTTCCAATCCGTCGTGGTATGCGGTGATGGCGCTGCCGTACTTGATGGAGTACCCGCATCAATGCAGCGAACAGACGTTCAATCGTTTGTATGCAAACTCGATCGCACGTCACATCGCCAAGAGCGATCCGAAGATCAAGCGAGTGTTGGACCAGTGGCGAGCGAAACCGGCACTGGACAGCCCGCTGAACCAAAACGAAGATCTGAAGTCGGTCGTCATCGAAGAAACACCATGGGTCCGCCAAGCCGATGACGAGGGCCAAGCCCGTCGCAATGTCGGTGTTTTGTTCGACGCCAATCGTTTGGACAGCGAGACGGCGCGGGCGATGAATCAATTGGCCGAGCAACAGTTGGGTGACGGGACGTGGCCTTGGTTTCCCGGTGGCCGATCGAACGAGTACATCACGTTATACATCACAACCGGGTTCGGTCGGATGCGGCATTTGGGCGTTGACATCGACGTCTCGGCGGCCATTCGCTCGCTCGATCGGCTCGACGCCTGGATGAAGAAGTGGCATGACGAAATCCCCGCTGGGGATCGGTCGAAAGATCACCTGTCGTCAACGGTGGCGATGTATCTGTATGGCCGAAGCTTTTTCTTGAAAGAACATCCCGTTGCACCAGAGCATCAAGCAGCATTCGATTACTGGGTGGCCCAATCCGAAAAGCATTGGTTGGAACTTCGCAGCCGACAATCGCAGGCTCACATCGCCATCGCGATGAAGCGAATCGGACAGAACGCGACGGCGCAATCGATCATCAAGTCGATCAAAGAGCGATCAGTCAGCAGCGAAGATCTGGGCATGTTTTGGCGTGACGCCGAGAACGCTTGGTGGTGGCATGCCGCGCCGATCGAGACGCAGGCGATGATGATCGAGGCGTTCGACGAGGTAATGGATGACGCCGACGCGGTCGAGGACTGTAAGGTTTGGCTGCTAAAACAAAAGCAGACCCAGAATTGGAAGACGACGAAAGCGACCGCCGACGCGATCTATTCGTTACTGCTTCGCGGCAGTGACTTGTTGGCGTCGGACGAGCTGGTGAAGGTTTCGTTGGGCGGAGAGTTGATCGTGCCAACGGCGGTCGAAGCCGGAACGGGATTCTTCGAGCAACGGTTTGTCGGTCCGGAGGTGAATCCGAATTTGGGTGAAGTCACGGTGACAAAGGTCGATGACGGAGTTGCCTGGGGCAGCATTCATTGGCAATATTTTGAAGACATCGCCAACGTGACTCCCCACGACGGCACACCGCTGAAGTTGACCAAGCAATTGTACGTGAAGAAAAACACCAACGAAGGTCCGAAGTTGGTTTCATTGGACGGTGCGGTCGACGTCGGCGATGAGTTGGTCGTGCGAATCGTACTGCGTTCGGACCGCGACATGGAATACCTTCATTTGAAGGACTATCGCGGCAGCGGTACCGAGCCGGTCAACGTGCTTTCACGATATAAGTTCCAGGACGGTCTGGCTTACTACGAATCGACAGGAGACACGGCTAGCCACTTCTTCATCGACTATCTGCCAAAGGGTACCTACGTGTTCGAGTATTCGACACGGGTGCAATTGCGAGGCAACTATCAAACCGGATTCGCGAACATCCAGTGCATGTACGCGCCCGAGTTTGGGGCGCACAGCGAAAGTTTGCCGATCGTGGTCGAGTGA
- a CDS encoding DUF1570 domain-containing protein, producing the protein MINPHFRNRCIAALLMLVVTGTAHADLVLYTVPGTEITLKLMGKVTVNVGGTVSCRHERGTLHFSLSDCQIVRTQSNQKIYGSKSSAARREGTAQSHLDLALWCVEQGMLEEADKELAEAWKADPNNPQVRLMVQLVKYRRATVPSSASIEQEMRQFVKSDSMKVARSRHYILLHDCSDADDPIYGKPIAQHRLDLLEKVYDSFYMKYALEGHPLRVPREPMRVVLFNDHADYLNFVRILSPSLKMAAGFYSPEENIAIFYRQKTDEAYEGADQLVEILKGLREEVRRNPSAAGGEIIRLAKTVELLVDIEGENKEIEVVTHEATHQLAANSGLLDREKFQVRWAHEGLASYFESPKEATWAGIGAVNEQRLGYYRILSHDPEHSSLEFVVTDRIFDYASTNGSVMSAYGQAWALTHYLMNEHLNELLAFYKKMAVDDFKVERDDAWRDKTFATFKECFGDIETLELEWRRYMRDLKTDDELLADKL; encoded by the coding sequence CGCCGCACTTCTTATGCTGGTGGTCACTGGCACGGCCCACGCCGATTTGGTGTTGTATACCGTACCGGGAACCGAAATCACCTTAAAGTTGATGGGCAAAGTGACGGTCAATGTCGGCGGTACGGTGTCGTGTCGGCACGAGCGAGGAACCCTGCACTTCAGCTTGAGTGATTGCCAAATTGTACGCACTCAATCGAACCAGAAGATCTATGGATCCAAAAGTTCCGCAGCTCGACGCGAGGGAACGGCCCAGTCCCATCTCGACCTGGCACTTTGGTGCGTCGAACAGGGCATGTTGGAGGAAGCCGACAAGGAACTCGCCGAGGCGTGGAAGGCCGACCCGAACAATCCCCAAGTCCGTTTGATGGTTCAATTGGTCAAGTACCGACGAGCCACTGTGCCCAGTTCGGCATCGATCGAACAAGAAATGCGGCAATTTGTCAAAAGCGATTCGATGAAGGTCGCCCGCAGTCGTCACTACATTCTGTTGCACGATTGTTCGGACGCCGACGATCCGATTTATGGGAAGCCGATTGCCCAGCATCGACTCGATCTTCTCGAGAAGGTCTACGACAGCTTTTACATGAAGTACGCGCTCGAAGGGCATCCGCTTCGTGTCCCACGAGAACCGATGCGAGTCGTGTTGTTCAACGATCACGCGGACTATCTGAATTTCGTCCGCATCCTCAGTCCATCGCTCAAAATGGCGGCCGGTTTTTATTCGCCCGAAGAAAACATCGCGATCTTCTATCGTCAAAAGACCGACGAAGCGTACGAGGGCGCCGACCAGTTGGTCGAGATATTAAAGGGCCTTCGCGAGGAAGTCCGTCGCAATCCTTCTGCCGCGGGCGGCGAGATCATTCGCTTGGCCAAGACGGTAGAACTGTTGGTGGACATCGAAGGCGAGAACAAAGAGATCGAAGTCGTCACCCACGAAGCAACCCACCAATTGGCCGCCAACAGCGGCCTGCTCGATCGAGAAAAGTTCCAAGTCCGGTGGGCCCACGAAGGGTTGGCAAGCTATTTCGAATCCCCCAAGGAAGCCACGTGGGCCGGCATCGGCGCGGTCAACGAACAACGACTGGGGTACTACCGAATTTTGTCGCACGATCCCGAGCATTCGAGTTTAGAGTTTGTCGTCACGGATCGAATATTCGACTACGCGTCAACGAACGGTTCGGTTATGTCCGCGTACGGCCAAGCCTGGGCGCTGACGCACTACTTGATGAACGAACATCTCAACGAACTGTTGGCATTCTATAAAAAGATGGCCGTCGATGACTTCAAAGTAGAACGAGACGACGCGTGGCGAGACAAAACGTTTGCAACGTTCAAGGAGTGCTTCGGTGACATCGAAACACTAGAACTCGAATGGCGCCGCTACATGCGAGACCTAAAAACCGACGACGAATTGCTAGCCGACAAGTTGTAG